Proteins from a genomic interval of Trifolium pratense cultivar HEN17-A07 linkage group LG6, ARS_RC_1.1, whole genome shotgun sequence:
- the LOC123890185 gene encoding putative GDP-L-fucose synthase 2, which yields MGSQDAALSSSSFLDDKSAKVFVSGHRGLVGSAIVRKLTELGFTNLILRSHAELDLTRQSDVEAFFASTKPEYVIVAAAKVGGIHANNTYPADFIAINLQIQTNVIDSAYRNGAKKLLFLGSSCIYPKFAPQPIPEYALLTGPLEPTNEWYAIAKIAGIKMCQAYRIQHKWDAISGMPTNLYGPNDNFHPENSHVLPALMRRFHEAKVNGAKEVVVWGTGSPLREFLHVDDLADAVVFMMEKYSGLEHLNVGSGKEVTIKELAESMKEVVGFEGDLVWDSTKPDGTPRKLMDSSKLAALGWTPKVSLKDGLVDTYKWYLENVKQ from the exons ATGGGAAGCCAAGATG CTGCATTGTCATCAAGTTCATTTTTAGATGACAAATCAGCCAAGGTTTTTGTTTCTGGTCACCGAGGTCTTGTTGGCTCGGCCATTGTTCGCAAGCTGACTGAACTCGGGTTCACGAATCTAATCTTGAGATCTCATGCTGAGCTTGATCTCACTCGACAATCTGATGTTGAAGCCTTTTTTGCATCCACAAAGCCTGAGTATGTCATTGTAGCTGCAGCCAAAGTTGGTGGTATCCATGCCAACAACACTTATCCAGCTGATTTCATTGCTATCAACCTCCAAATCCAGACCAATGTCATTGATTCTGCTTATCGTAACGGTGCTAAGAAGCTTTTGTTTTTGGGTTCTTCTTGCATTTACCCTAAATTTGCACCCCAACCGATCCCTGAATATGCTTTGCTTACTGGCCCTTTAGAGCCAACAAATGAATGGTATGCAATTGCCAAGATTGCCGGGATCAAAATGTGCCAAGCTTACAGAATTCAACACAAGTGGGATGCAATTTCAGGGATGCCGACCAACTTATACGGACCAAATGACAATTTCCATCCCGAGAATTCACATGTTTTACCTGCTTTGATGAGGAGGTTTCATGAGGCAAAGGTCAATGGTGCCAAGGAGGTTGTGGTGTGGGGTACCGGCAGTCCACTGAGGGAGTTTTTGCATGTAGATGATTTGGCAGATGCTGTTGTCTTTATGATGGAAAAGTACAGTGGACTTGAGCATTTGAATGTAGGGAGTGGAAAGGAGGTTACTATTAAGGAATTGGCTGAGTCGATGAAGGAAGTGGTGGGATTTGAAGGCGATCTTGTTTGGGATAGTACTAAGCCGGACGGCACACCAAGAAAGCTGATGGATAGCTCAAAACTTGCAGCCCTTGGTTGGACACCGAAAGTCTCACTCAAGGATGGGCTTGTTGATACCTATAAATGGTACTTAGAGAATGTCAAGCAATGA